In a genomic window of Pantoea agglomerans:
- a CDS encoding glycoside hydrolase family 2 protein yields the protein MMRYALSLSLFMCAPLFAAPLPPPQSWSLAGTWRAHDANDAGFAGWRGSDRTWRTLRVPANWYSAGWDHQGALWYRTEFSLRKPAANRLATLEFDGVDYFADVWLNGKKLASHEGYFQRFAVDISDSLTRYNRLAVRVDSPFEDPQKNWPLRKNLVKGILNQHDSRPGGAWSPQGQDANSGGIWSPVRLRLSRSVAIDNVILRPDWSQGLTQPRLRVEFVYRAPAAKAATLDLSARPDNFSGGSYRLQQAVTLQPTGDATQRVAVTLPMPKAQLWWPKGYGKPALYQVEVKLRDDQGILDRRSSRTGLRQVVEQPQNQGWLINGQRLFIRGTNYIGSPWLSTMNKARYARDFDLVERMNANAIRVHGHVASRALYQAADERGLMIWQDVPLQWGYNDTPAFADNAVRQTQEMVEQFGNSPAVVVWGGQNEPPFNSPWMGKRFPDWHKDLNRNLMQRVADTLAQDKSRIVHPFSAVEEHYWAGWYFGTLANLLEPAKTATITEFGAQALPRLATLRTFIPRSELWPDTTKPGDPKWTRWKYHNFQPIQTFQNAKISRGDTIQSFIANTQRYQARLVAIAAESYRRQRYQPVTALFQFMFVETWPSVNWGVVDYLRQPKAGYYALQRAYQPLLPSIEPSRLDWKAGEPGQINLWTINDRPTAFHNSQLEWRIVQGDSVLAQGKQRVDIAADSGKKVVALPVTPSRGGTLRVSTRIVDSENNTLARNQMAFEVAP from the coding sequence TACCGCACCGAATTTTCTTTGCGCAAGCCCGCCGCCAATCGGCTGGCAACGCTGGAGTTCGACGGCGTCGACTATTTTGCTGACGTCTGGCTTAACGGCAAGAAACTGGCGAGCCATGAGGGCTATTTCCAGCGTTTCGCGGTGGATATCAGCGACAGCCTGACGCGCTATAACCGGCTGGCGGTGCGCGTCGACAGCCCGTTCGAAGATCCGCAAAAGAACTGGCCGCTGCGCAAAAACTTAGTCAAGGGCATTCTGAACCAGCACGACTCGCGGCCAGGCGGTGCCTGGTCACCACAGGGGCAGGACGCCAACTCTGGCGGCATCTGGTCGCCGGTCAGGTTACGCCTCAGCCGCAGCGTGGCGATCGATAATGTCATCCTCAGGCCCGACTGGTCGCAGGGCCTGACGCAGCCGCGCCTGCGCGTTGAATTTGTCTATCGCGCCCCGGCGGCGAAGGCCGCGACGCTGGATCTTAGCGCGCGGCCCGATAATTTTAGCGGAGGCAGCTACCGGCTACAGCAGGCCGTGACGCTGCAGCCCACCGGCGACGCGACGCAGCGCGTTGCCGTTACGCTGCCGATGCCGAAGGCGCAGCTCTGGTGGCCCAAGGGCTACGGCAAGCCCGCGCTCTATCAGGTGGAGGTGAAGCTGCGCGACGACCAGGGCATTCTCGATCGGCGCAGCAGCCGCACCGGGCTTCGTCAGGTGGTCGAACAGCCGCAAAATCAGGGCTGGCTGATCAACGGCCAGCGCCTGTTTATTCGCGGCACCAACTATATTGGTTCACCCTGGCTCAGTACCATGAACAAGGCGCGCTACGCGCGTGATTTCGACCTGGTGGAGCGGATGAACGCCAACGCGATTCGCGTACACGGCCATGTGGCCAGCCGCGCGCTCTACCAGGCGGCGGACGAGCGCGGCCTGATGATCTGGCAGGATGTGCCCTTGCAGTGGGGCTATAACGATACGCCCGCCTTCGCCGACAACGCGGTCAGACAGACGCAGGAGATGGTAGAGCAGTTCGGCAACTCGCCTGCCGTGGTGGTCTGGGGCGGGCAAAACGAGCCGCCGTTTAACTCGCCGTGGATGGGCAAGCGCTTCCCAGACTGGCATAAAGATCTTAACCGCAACCTGATGCAGCGCGTGGCCGATACCCTGGCGCAGGACAAGAGCCGTATTGTGCATCCCTTCTCCGCCGTTGAAGAGCACTACTGGGCAGGCTGGTATTTCGGCACCCTGGCGAATCTGCTGGAGCCGGCGAAAACCGCCACCATTACCGAGTTTGGTGCCCAGGCGCTGCCGCGGCTCGCCACGCTGCGCACCTTTATTCCGCGCAGCGAGCTCTGGCCCGACACGACAAAGCCGGGCGATCCTAAATGGACGCGCTGGAAGTACCATAACTTTCAGCCTATCCAGACCTTCCAGAACGCGAAGATTTCGCGCGGCGACACTATCCAGAGCTTTATCGCCAATACTCAGCGCTATCAGGCGCGGCTGGTCGCTATCGCTGCGGAAAGCTATCGGCGTCAGCGCTATCAGCCGGTCACCGCGCTGTTTCAGTTTATGTTCGTTGAAACCTGGCCTTCGGTTAACTGGGGCGTTGTTGATTATCTGCGCCAGCCCAAGGCGGGCTACTATGCGCTGCAGCGCGCCTATCAGCCGCTGCTGCCGTCGATTGAACCGAGCCGGCTCGACTGGAAGGCTGGCGAGCCGGGACAAATCAACCTGTGGACCATTAACGATCGGCCGACCGCCTTTCACAACAGCCAGCTGGAATGGCGCATCGTTCAGGGCGACAGCGTGCTGGCGCAGGGTAAGCAGCGGGTAGATATCGCCGCCGACAGCGGTAAGAAAGTCGTGGCGCTGCCCGTGACGCCGTCACGCGGCGGAACGCTGCGCGTCTCGACGAGGATCGTCGATAGCGAGAATAACACCCTGGCGCGTAACCAGATGGCGTTTGAGGTGGCGCCCTGA
- a CDS encoding LysR substrate-binding domain-containing protein — MPAHSPRLPKISVIQSFKVAAELGSLAKAAAQLALTPAAVSQQIRQLEAQLGSALFLRTQSGVMLTETGKEYLRYVTEAFDILHLGQQNLRHAAAMPKLTLYALPALASKWLLPNLMQWRERCPAIDLLLYGTHAQVDFQATPADFVICFGEDRYPQLDKQRLFVDEVVPVASPALLGRYAQAQALEQAPLIHLDWGNEGRFLPDWRSWLQARGVAQRATQASLSFNLTSLAIDAAVAGAGLLLGQKRLIAAELARGDLVVIDRLSLPLSKAYYLAWPQRSRSQPGSEALIDWLVQLAG, encoded by the coding sequence ATGCCCGCTCACTCCCCCCGCCTGCCGAAAATCAGCGTTATTCAGTCATTCAAGGTTGCCGCAGAGCTGGGCAGTCTGGCGAAAGCGGCTGCCCAGCTGGCGCTGACGCCTGCGGCGGTCAGCCAGCAAATCCGCCAGCTTGAAGCGCAGCTCGGCAGCGCGCTTTTCCTGCGCACGCAGAGCGGGGTAATGCTCACCGAAACCGGCAAAGAGTATCTGCGCTACGTAACCGAGGCGTTCGATATCCTGCATCTCGGGCAGCAGAACCTGCGGCACGCCGCCGCCATGCCGAAGCTGACGCTTTATGCGCTGCCGGCGCTGGCCTCAAAGTGGCTGCTGCCCAACCTTATGCAGTGGCGCGAACGCTGTCCCGCTATCGACCTGTTGCTGTACGGCACTCATGCGCAGGTCGATTTCCAGGCTACACCCGCAGATTTTGTTATCTGTTTCGGCGAGGATCGCTATCCGCAGCTGGATAAGCAGCGCCTGTTTGTCGATGAGGTGGTGCCCGTCGCCAGCCCGGCGCTGCTGGGGCGCTATGCCCAGGCGCAGGCGCTGGAACAGGCGCCGCTGATTCATCTCGACTGGGGCAATGAAGGGCGTTTTTTACCGGACTGGCGCAGCTGGCTGCAGGCCCGCGGCGTGGCGCAGAGAGCGACGCAGGCGTCCCTCAGCTTCAACCTCACCTCGCTGGCCATTGACGCCGCGGTCGCGGGCGCGGGGCTGCTGTTAGGCCAGAAACGGCTCATCGCCGCGGAGCTGGCGCGCGGCGATCTGGTGGTCATCGACAGGCTGAGCCTGCCCCTCAGCAAAGCCTATTATCTCGCCTGGCCGCAGCGCTCGCGCAGCCAGCCAGGCAGCGAAGCGCTTATCGACTGGCTCGTCCAGCTGGCGGGCTAA
- a CDS encoding 2OG-Fe(II) oxygenase family protein: MSALIRFDLHPLADASWRRRCRDQLNQHGALVLRQFLQPAARQAIVAEGEAQRHRAWHTLSKHNVYLMKSDAAYSADHPRNRDVISTKGCITDDLIAADSPLRQLYNDALFKQFLCDVLAEPALYPYADALSSINLHYAPDGQELGWHFDNSSFAITLLVQKPRAGGVFQYVKDLRDADAGEMNFGGVAEVLDQRRPPEALDIDAGDLVLFRGRNSLHRVTPTEGDITRMLAVLAYNTQPGIALSETARMTFYGRL, from the coding sequence ATGTCTGCATTGATCCGTTTCGACCTGCACCCGCTCGCCGACGCCAGCTGGCGGCGCCGCTGCCGCGACCAGCTTAACCAACACGGCGCGCTGGTGCTGCGTCAGTTTTTGCAGCCCGCCGCGCGGCAGGCGATCGTGGCCGAAGGTGAGGCGCAGCGCCATCGGGCCTGGCACACCCTTAGCAAGCACAACGTCTATCTGATGAAAAGCGACGCGGCCTATAGCGCCGATCATCCGCGCAATCGCGATGTGATCAGCACCAAAGGCTGCATCACCGACGATCTGATCGCCGCTGATTCGCCGCTGCGCCAGCTCTATAATGACGCGCTGTTTAAACAGTTCCTGTGCGATGTGCTGGCAGAGCCTGCGCTCTATCCCTATGCCGACGCGCTCTCCTCTATCAATCTGCACTACGCCCCCGACGGCCAGGAGCTTGGCTGGCATTTTGATAACTCCTCTTTCGCTATTACCCTGCTGGTGCAGAAGCCGCGCGCCGGCGGCGTGTTTCAGTATGTGAAGGATCTGCGCGACGCCGATGCCGGCGAGATGAACTTCGGCGGCGTGGCCGAGGTGCTGGATCAGCGCCGCCCCCCTGAGGCGCTCGATATTGACGCTGGCGATTTGGTGCTGTTCCGCGGCCGCAATTCACTGCATCGCGTAACCCCTACCGAAGGGGATATTACGCGCATGCTGGCCGTGCTGGCTTACAATACCCAGCCTGGCATCGCCCTGTCGGAGACGGCGCGCATGACGTTTTATGGGCGGCTTTGA
- a CDS encoding hydroxyacid dehydrogenase, with amino-acid sequence MNYKILLPQEIMKEGREYLESRGYELITGSGMEEDDIIRDIPDCDGIIVRLSKMSERVFDAAKKLKVVARHGAGYDTVDLDAAKRHGVTVLNAPVANSMSVAELAIFYMLYCSRNFKLVEEKMLEDYYWAKLRTPKVELDGKTLGLVGVGNIGSRVAIKALHGFNMKVIAYDPYKTQQQIPAGVELTNDLDRIFKESDFVSLHCPANAETFDFVGEKQFALMKPTACFINTARGKLVDEKALYHALSTRAIAAAGLDVLKKEPFDPANPIFALNNVVIGPHIGAATKEATDRASLHSAIGIDEVLSGKKPSWPVPGF; translated from the coding sequence ATGAACTATAAAATTCTGCTTCCGCAAGAAATAATGAAGGAAGGTCGGGAATATCTTGAGAGCCGTGGCTATGAGTTAATTACCGGTTCCGGTATGGAAGAGGATGATATTATCCGTGATATCCCCGACTGTGATGGCATTATTGTTCGCCTCTCTAAAATGTCCGAGCGCGTATTTGACGCAGCGAAGAAATTAAAGGTGGTTGCCCGCCACGGTGCGGGATATGACACGGTAGATTTAGACGCTGCTAAACGTCATGGCGTGACCGTGTTAAATGCCCCCGTAGCAAACAGCATGTCTGTTGCCGAGCTGGCGATTTTTTACATGCTCTACTGCTCCCGCAATTTCAAGCTGGTCGAAGAGAAAATGCTGGAGGACTATTACTGGGCAAAACTGCGCACGCCAAAAGTGGAGCTGGATGGCAAAACCCTGGGTCTGGTCGGCGTAGGCAATATCGGTTCTCGCGTCGCCATCAAAGCGCTGCACGGCTTTAATATGAAGGTCATCGCTTATGACCCCTATAAAACCCAGCAGCAGATACCCGCAGGCGTTGAGTTAACTAATGACCTGGATCGGATATTTAAAGAGAGCGATTTCGTCTCTTTGCACTGCCCTGCGAACGCCGAAACCTTCGACTTTGTAGGTGAAAAGCAGTTTGCGCTGATGAAGCCCACCGCCTGTTTCATCAATACCGCACGCGGCAAGCTGGTCGATGAAAAAGCGCTTTACCACGCGCTTTCCACCCGCGCTATCGCCGCCGCGGGCCTTGATGTGCTGAAAAAAGAGCCCTTCGATCCAGCAAACCCCATCTTTGCCCTCAACAACGTAGTGATTGGGCCGCACATCGGCGCCGCCACCAAAGAAGCCACCGACCGCGCCTCGCTGCATTCTGCTATCGGTATCGACGAAGTGTTATCCGGTAAAAAACCCTCCTGGCCAGTGCCGGGTTTCTGA
- a CDS encoding RraA family protein → MPIGNRVFMKRPAFDVDLLKEYEQLPAANIADVMNRIAVLGNGIRRISSPKKPIMAGYAITVKARAGDNLMLHAALDMATENDVIVVSNEGDRSRALMGEIMVAYAHCTRKIAGIVLDGPIRDIDALSVLDFPIFATGANPAGPFKEGPGEVNTPVAVGGVAVSPGDLIVGDADGVIVIPLNDAAALLDKARDYSRFDAGKVEAAKNGTANRAWVRKSLEEKGVEFIDDVCR, encoded by the coding sequence ATGCCTATTGGTAATCGTGTTTTTATGAAACGCCCTGCGTTTGACGTTGATCTGTTAAAAGAATATGAGCAGCTGCCTGCGGCAAATATCGCCGACGTTATGAACCGCATCGCGGTACTCGGCAACGGTATCAGACGCATCTCTTCGCCGAAGAAGCCGATTATGGCGGGCTATGCCATTACGGTGAAAGCACGCGCGGGTGACAACCTGATGCTGCATGCCGCGCTGGATATGGCGACGGAAAATGATGTCATCGTGGTCTCTAACGAAGGCGACCGCTCCCGCGCGCTGATGGGTGAAATCATGGTCGCTTATGCCCACTGCACCAGGAAGATCGCCGGTATCGTGCTGGATGGCCCCATCCGCGATATCGACGCCCTTTCGGTACTCGATTTTCCCATCTTCGCCACTGGCGCAAATCCGGCTGGCCCCTTCAAAGAGGGGCCGGGAGAGGTGAATACGCCTGTCGCCGTGGGTGGCGTTGCGGTCTCGCCGGGCGATTTGATTGTAGGCGATGCGGACGGGGTGATCGTGATCCCTCTCAACGATGCCGCCGCCCTGCTGGACAAAGCCCGTGACTACTCCAGATTTGACGCCGGTAAAGTGGAGGCGGCGAAAAATGGCACCGCCAACCGTGCATGGGTAAGGAAATCATTAGAGGAAAAAGGCGTTGAGTTTATCGACGACGTCTGCCGCTAA
- a CDS encoding DASS family sodium-coupled anion symporter, whose protein sequence is MLYLKLLPIIAFPVLFWIIPHPESITAETWHLVGIYLAMLCGLVLRPFTDAVIMLIILGIASLFMAPGPLFAGFGSPMVWFIISAFIICKAFVITGLGKRIAYLLLQRYGKNTLTLGYLMMVTDTVLAPATGSNMSRSGGITYPIFRNIAEALGSTPESGSRKIGAYLTILMYVVSMGTSSLFLTGMATNSITVSLANEIMHVSLGWMVWFKAAIVPAGIVLLAAPWILYKLYAPELKTIVNVNEIATQGLQELGPVKREEKLLLLFFVLGVLGWMTGSLTGIAFIPVGLAFLACLLLFGVLSWNDVISEKAAWQTFVWYGAFYGCAVALSKGGFYIYLVEVIKNYLDLSQLSEISALGVLVFISLAVRYFFVSNSAFVVSFYPVLFTLGMTTQAHPMYIALSLAFSAGYGALLTHYGNGAGVFTFSSGYVPQKTFWLLGTIMVVVNVLVFFLIGIPWWKVIGI, encoded by the coding sequence ATGCTTTATCTTAAACTCTTACCCATTATCGCTTTCCCCGTTCTGTTCTGGATTATCCCCCACCCGGAAAGTATTACTGCCGAAACCTGGCATTTAGTCGGTATCTATCTGGCGATGCTGTGCGGCCTGGTGCTGCGCCCGTTTACCGACGCGGTAATTATGCTCATCATCCTCGGCATCGCGTCACTGTTTATGGCGCCTGGCCCGCTGTTCGCCGGGTTTGGCAGTCCGATGGTGTGGTTTATTATCAGCGCCTTTATTATCTGTAAGGCGTTTGTCATTACGGGATTAGGTAAGCGCATTGCCTACCTGCTGCTTCAGCGCTACGGCAAAAATACCCTGACGCTGGGCTATCTGATGATGGTCACTGATACCGTACTGGCGCCAGCAACCGGCTCGAACATGTCGCGTTCCGGCGGCATTACCTACCCTATTTTCCGCAATATCGCTGAAGCGCTGGGATCAACACCAGAGAGCGGTAGCCGTAAGATCGGGGCGTATCTCACCATTCTGATGTATGTGGTGTCGATGGGCACCTCAAGTCTGTTTCTGACCGGGATGGCCACTAACTCCATTACCGTCTCCCTCGCAAATGAGATTATGCACGTCAGCCTGGGGTGGATGGTGTGGTTCAAAGCGGCCATCGTTCCGGCAGGCATCGTATTGCTGGCCGCGCCCTGGATCCTCTACAAGCTCTATGCGCCAGAGTTAAAAACTATCGTTAACGTTAACGAGATTGCTACCCAGGGGTTGCAGGAGCTGGGCCCGGTAAAACGCGAAGAGAAGCTGCTGCTGCTTTTCTTTGTGCTCGGCGTGTTGGGCTGGATGACCGGCTCCCTTACCGGTATCGCCTTTATTCCGGTCGGACTGGCCTTTCTCGCCTGCCTGTTGCTGTTCGGCGTATTGAGCTGGAACGATGTGATTAGCGAGAAAGCGGCCTGGCAGACCTTCGTCTGGTATGGGGCGTTCTATGGCTGCGCCGTTGCGCTTTCAAAAGGGGGTTTTTATATCTATCTGGTTGAGGTGATCAAAAACTACCTCGACCTGTCGCAGCTCAGTGAAATCAGCGCGCTGGGCGTGCTGGTGTTTATCAGCCTCGCGGTACGCTACTTTTTCGTCTCCAACAGCGCCTTTGTGGTCTCCTTCTATCCCGTGCTCTTTACGCTTGGCATGACAACCCAGGCGCACCCGATGTACATCGCGCTATCGCTGGCTTTTTCTGCCGGTTATGGCGCGCTTTTGACCCACTACGGCAATGGCGCAGGCGTGTTTACCTTCTCCAGCGGCTATGTTCCGCAAAAGACCTTCTGGCTGCTGGGCACCATTATGGTGGTAGTTAACGTGCTGGTCTTTTTCCTGATTGGCATTCCCTGGTGGAAAGTAATCGGTATTTAA
- a CDS encoding metallo-dependent hydrolase produces MKPDILIKNGLVADLDSESYIHQDIGIVGNRIVDVETLERADAETVIDAAGCIVLPGLIDFHAHVFYGGTAISVNPDILCLPNGVTSVVDAGSSGWVNYRLFRNSVINQAQTRIKSYLNVVNVGLSTLGGGPTGYLENTNPANFNVEKIRQTLAENADNILGLKLRYSQDIATGRNYSGDPFLATVELARQLKTTLCVHVTDSRLTADELIGHFMADDIYAHCFHGTGNAILQESGELFPSIKEAKERGVIFDCSNGVAHFDFHVARKAMEQGFNPDIISTDLTLRNSLRTEKVFSLLFVMSKYLNMGMSFFDVVKAVTQTPARLMKMQDQTGTLTPGAFADIAIVKLRKEKIEFEDTRGVRLEGDCYIDNCATISNGQIVYRRQRF; encoded by the coding sequence ATGAAACCCGATATTTTAATTAAAAACGGCCTGGTAGCCGACCTCGACAGCGAGAGTTATATCCATCAGGACATTGGGATTGTCGGCAATCGTATTGTCGATGTGGAGACGCTGGAACGCGCTGACGCTGAAACGGTCATTGATGCGGCGGGCTGCATCGTCCTGCCCGGATTAATTGATTTCCATGCGCATGTGTTTTACGGCGGAACGGCCATTAGCGTCAATCCAGATATTCTCTGTCTCCCTAACGGCGTGACCAGCGTGGTGGATGCCGGAAGCAGCGGCTGGGTTAACTACCGGCTGTTCCGCAACAGCGTGATCAATCAGGCGCAGACGCGCATCAAAAGCTATCTGAACGTGGTTAACGTTGGGCTCTCCACGCTGGGCGGCGGCCCTACGGGGTATCTTGAAAACACCAATCCTGCCAACTTCAACGTAGAGAAAATTCGTCAGACGCTGGCGGAGAACGCAGACAATATCCTCGGGCTGAAGCTGCGTTACAGCCAGGATATTGCCACCGGACGCAACTATAGCGGCGACCCTTTCCTGGCGACGGTTGAGCTGGCGCGCCAGTTAAAAACCACCCTGTGCGTACACGTCACCGACTCGCGCCTGACAGCGGATGAGCTGATTGGTCACTTTATGGCTGATGATATTTACGCGCACTGCTTCCATGGAACAGGCAATGCCATTCTTCAGGAGAGTGGCGAGCTGTTCCCGTCAATTAAAGAGGCTAAAGAGCGGGGCGTGATTTTTGACTGCTCCAACGGCGTGGCGCACTTTGATTTCCACGTGGCGCGCAAGGCGATGGAGCAGGGTTTCAATCCCGATATCATCAGCACCGACCTGACGCTGCGCAATAGCCTGCGTACGGAAAAAGTGTTCAGCCTGCTGTTTGTTATGTCGAAGTATCTCAATATGGGCATGTCCTTTTTCGACGTGGTGAAAGCCGTAACCCAAACCCCTGCCCGCCTGATGAAGATGCAGGATCAGACTGGCACCCTGACGCCGGGGGCATTTGCCGATATCGCGATCGTGAAACTGCGTAAAGAGAAAATCGAGTTTGAAGATACCCGAGGCGTTCGGCTCGAAGGTGATTGCTATATAGACAACTGTGCCACCATCAGTAACGGACAGATTGTTTATCGCCGTCAACGTTTTTAA
- a CDS encoding sigma 54-interacting transcriptional regulator, with protein MKNNEIAIFSVSQTITQRIFSVLAERKLDIPVYEYHYADLLDKAEQLIQGGTKVLISRGGTAAVLRNHLNIPVVEIAHDLHGIYRILQEARKTSQKIAAVGFPRFCHVLRYYQNMAQDEFKICQVYNHYDIENVVKTLAENDYKLVIGGLTVAEMGKKYDLKVVMGDTDNITIEQALDVATSMLNYINREGIRQEMYWSALNQSREGVMCLDQSGEIININARGFTLFQCSTGEKIFQKPCFKPLYASIINELDVQDYALEIEGESVQVSIKHFSNKQDFYTIVTGSKSEQAGSSGFRSSKKIASQTFVTTYTFADIIGDSPAMQSAIAQAKRYAASDMPIAIQGETGTGKELFAQSIHHAGPRSAEPFIAINCAAIPETLLESELFGYADGAFTNALRGGKPGIFEMAMNGTVFIDEISEAPLAVQVKLLRILQEKRFSRLGGDRLISANFRLITASNKDLAALVAAGEFRRDLWYRINVLELRLPALKERCGDVMLLIDALLSREGIALRFTDDAVNFLNAYPWPGNIRELQTAVSRLTVLHDINEKVDVKVLRVLCHLSASASESNEAAFSLTDEVDLLKKQEQKLIHSVIKQTGGDRLRAATILGISPTTLWRKMKIYNLD; from the coding sequence ATGAAAAATAATGAGATCGCCATATTTTCGGTATCACAAACCATCACCCAGCGTATATTCAGCGTGTTGGCTGAGAGAAAACTCGACATACCCGTTTATGAATATCACTACGCTGACCTTCTTGATAAAGCTGAACAGCTGATCCAGGGCGGGACAAAAGTCCTGATTAGCCGAGGGGGCACGGCAGCGGTTCTGCGAAACCATCTGAATATTCCCGTTGTGGAGATTGCTCACGATCTGCACGGCATCTACCGTATTTTACAGGAGGCCAGAAAAACGTCGCAGAAGATCGCAGCGGTGGGCTTTCCGCGCTTTTGTCACGTTTTACGCTATTACCAAAATATGGCCCAGGATGAGTTTAAAATTTGTCAGGTCTACAACCACTACGACATAGAAAATGTCGTTAAAACCCTGGCAGAGAATGACTATAAACTGGTTATCGGCGGCCTGACGGTCGCGGAGATGGGCAAAAAATATGATTTAAAGGTCGTTATGGGCGACACCGATAATATCACTATTGAGCAGGCGCTCGATGTCGCGACCAGCATGTTGAACTATATCAACCGAGAGGGGATCAGGCAGGAGATGTACTGGTCGGCCCTGAATCAATCCCGCGAAGGGGTGATGTGTCTCGATCAGTCAGGGGAAATCATCAATATTAACGCCCGCGGCTTCACGCTGTTTCAGTGCAGCACCGGCGAGAAAATCTTTCAAAAACCCTGTTTTAAACCTCTTTATGCCAGCATCATCAATGAGCTGGACGTTCAGGATTATGCGCTGGAAATCGAGGGTGAAAGCGTACAGGTCTCGATCAAACACTTCAGCAATAAACAGGATTTCTACACCATTGTGACGGGGAGTAAATCAGAGCAGGCAGGCAGCTCTGGTTTTCGCAGCAGCAAAAAAATCGCCAGTCAAACCTTCGTCACTACCTACACCTTTGCCGATATTATCGGCGACTCCCCGGCAATGCAGTCGGCTATTGCGCAGGCTAAACGCTATGCGGCCAGCGATATGCCGATTGCTATTCAGGGCGAAACCGGCACCGGTAAAGAGCTGTTTGCGCAGAGCATACACCATGCCGGGCCGCGCAGCGCCGAGCCGTTTATTGCAATCAACTGCGCGGCAATTCCCGAAACGCTGCTGGAGAGCGAACTGTTCGGCTATGCCGACGGCGCCTTCACCAATGCCCTGCGGGGAGGAAAGCCCGGTATTTTTGAGATGGCGATGAATGGCACGGTATTTATTGATGAGATTAGCGAAGCGCCACTGGCGGTTCAGGTTAAGCTGCTGCGCATTTTGCAGGAGAAGAGGTTTAGCCGACTGGGCGGGGATCGCTTAATCAGCGCGAACTTCCGCCTGATTACCGCCAGCAATAAAGACCTGGCCGCCCTGGTAGCGGCAGGCGAATTCCGCAGGGATCTCTGGTATCGCATCAATGTTCTTGAGCTAAGGCTGCCCGCGCTTAAAGAGCGCTGTGGTGATGTGATGCTGCTGATCGACGCGCTGCTCTCCAGGGAGGGGATCGCTTTGCGCTTTACCGATGACGCGGTGAATTTTCTTAACGCTTACCCCTGGCCGGGCAATATCCGTGAGCTACAGACGGCCGTTTCCCGCCTGACGGTGCTGCACGACATCAACGAAAAGGTGGACGTGAAGGTTTTGCGCGTCCTCTGCCATCTTTCGGCGTCTGCCAGTGAAAGTAATGAGGCTGCTTTTTCCCTGACGGATGAGGTGGATCTGTTAAAAAAACAGGAGCAAAAACTCATCCATTCAGTGATAAAACAGACCGGCGGCGACCGCCTGAGAGCGGCAACGATTTTGGGTATCAGCCCGACAACGCTGTGGCGAAAGATGAAGATCTACAACCTGGATTAA
- a CDS encoding DUF1852 domain-containing protein, giving the protein MTQPFDFTIKTLRFDENYNPSENTRITTNFANLARGDKRQENLRNALAMIDNRFNSLAHWDNPTSDRYSVEIDIISAEMSIEASGSRASFPVIEILRPNIIDGKTGQRLEGIPGNNFSSYVRDYDFSVLLPEHNKNKADFTLPETFGDLHGTIFKRFVASSAYKERFQTSPVICLSVSSKNVYHRTNNQHPVLGVEYQQDRPSLTDRYFAKMGLQVRYFMPQNSVAPLAFYFSGDLLADYSNLELIGTISTMETFQKIYRPEIYNANSPAGQRYQPDLNHQDYSLTRIVYDREERSQLAVEQGKFTEENFIKPYQTLLEQWAVHSVL; this is encoded by the coding sequence ATGACTCAGCCATTCGATTTTACGATTAAAACCCTGCGCTTTGACGAAAATTATAACCCTTCGGAAAATACGCGCATCACCACTAACTTTGCCAATTTAGCCCGCGGCGATAAGCGCCAGGAAAATTTGCGCAACGCGCTGGCAATGATTGACAACCGCTTTAACTCGCTGGCGCACTGGGATAATCCCACCAGCGATCGCTATTCCGTCGAGATCGACATTATCTCCGCTGAGATGAGCATTGAGGCGTCCGGTAGCCGTGCGTCGTTCCCGGTAATTGAAATATTAAGACCCAATATTATCGATGGCAAAACCGGCCAGCGCCTCGAAGGTATTCCGGGCAATAACTTCTCTTCTTACGTGCGCGATTATGACTTCAGCGTGCTGCTGCCGGAGCACAACAAGAATAAAGCAGACTTTACGCTTCCCGAGACCTTCGGCGATCTGCACGGCACCATTTTCAAACGTTTTGTGGCCTCGTCTGCCTATAAAGAACGCTTTCAAACCTCGCCGGTGATCTGCCTGAGCGTCTCCAGCAAAAACGTTTACCACAGAACCAATAATCAGCACCCGGTGCTGGGCGTGGAATATCAGCAAGACCGCCCCTCACTGACCGACCGCTACTTTGCGAAGATGGGTCTGCAGGTGCGCTATTTTATGCCGCAAAATAGCGTCGCGCCGCTGGCGTTCTATTTTAGCGGCGACCTGCTGGCCGACTACAGCAACCTTGAGCTGATCGGCACCATCAGCACCATGGAGACCTTCCAGAAGATCTACCGGCCGGAGATCTATAACGCCAACTCCCCGGCGGGACAGCGCTATCAGCCGGACCTGAATCATCAGGATTACTCTTTAACTCGAATTGTTTACGACCGCGAAGAACGTAGTCAGTTAGCCGTTGAGCAGGGTAAGTTCACCGAAGAGAACTTTATCAAACCCTATCAGACGCTGCTTGAGCAATGGGCTGTTCATTCCGTTCTTTGA